One genomic region from Macaca mulatta isolate MMU2019108-1 chromosome 20, T2T-MMU8v2.0, whole genome shotgun sequence encodes:
- the NPW gene encoding neuropeptide W preproprotein (non-AUG (CUG) translation initiation codon) — MARGPGKRGAPASRPRLALPLLLFLLPLPAGAWYKQVASPRYHTVGRAAGLLMGLRRSPYMWRRALRAAAGPLTGDTLSPGPAAREAPLLLPSWVQELWETRRRSSEAGIPVRAPRSPRAPESALELVSLDFSGASQRLPRDVSRPAVVPAANRLGRPRLAPGPS; from the exons CTGGCGCGGGGCCCGGGGAAGCGGGGGGCTCCCGCGAGCCGGCCGCGGCTGGCATTGCCGCTGCTCCTGTTCCTGTTGCCGCTGCCCGCCGGCGCGTGGTACAAGCAAGTGGCGAGTCCCCGCTACCACACGGTGGGCCGCGCCGCTGGCCTGCTCATGGGGCTGCGCCGCTCACCCTACATGTGGCGCCGCGCGCTGCGCGCGGCCGCCGGCCCCCTGACCGGGGACACCCTCTCCCCCGGACCGGCTGCCCGCGAGGCTCCTCTCCTGCTGCCCTCGTGGGTTCAGGAGCTGTGGGAGACGCGACGCAGGAGCTCCGAGGCAGGGATCCCTGTCCGTGCGCCCCGGAGCCCGCGCGCCCCGGAGTCTGCGCTGGAACTGGTGTCCCTGGACTTCAGCGGAGCCAGCCAG CGACTTCCGAGAGACGTCTCCCGCCCCGCCGTGGTCCCCGCAGCAAACCGCCTTGGCCGGCCCCGCCTGGCCCCCGGACCGTCCTGA